A genomic stretch from Picrophilus oshimae DSM 9789 includes:
- a CDS encoding FHA domain-containing protein has product MTWKCNICGTENEDEDEFCVVCGSTKVVKENNNDQILNQPVDEKTEADAPEEMPMDEDMLNNADAPETEPEKLEGNDNAEPQAQENANRENEPEIEKEPDEPEMEHVEVKMTGDQVTGKPSFIIVNSPDARFVKSKIPLEFDVFPEITIGRSPENVIVVPDADVSKKHAVIRMNNNVIEIEDLNSTNGTFLYDGKFVKLTGKTPLKNNALIRFGYSTMFKLVFD; this is encoded by the coding sequence ATGACATGGAAATGCAACATATGCGGTACTGAAAATGAGGACGAGGACGAATTCTGTGTTGTCTGTGGAAGCACAAAGGTTGTTAAGGAAAATAATAACGATCAGATACTTAACCAGCCCGTAGACGAGAAGACCGAGGCTGATGCACCTGAGGAAATGCCAATGGATGAGGACATGCTGAACAACGCAGATGCACCCGAGACCGAGCCTGAGAAACTTGAAGGCAATGATAACGCAGAGCCACAGGCACAGGAAAATGCAAACAGGGAAAATGAGCCGGAGATAGAGAAGGAGCCTGATGAGCCTGAGATGGAGCACGTCGAGGTCAAAATGACCGGTGACCAGGTAACAGGAAAGCCATCGTTTATAATAGTTAACTCACCTGATGCAAGGTTCGTTAAGAGCAAGATACCATTGGAATTCGACGTTTTTCCTGAGATAACAATAGGCAGGAGCCCAGAGAATGTCATAGTTGTTCCGGATGCAGATGTTTCAAAGAAGCATGCTGTTATAAGAATGAACAACAATGTAATAGAGATCGAGGATTTAAACAGCACAAACGGAACCTTCCTTTATGACGGCAAATTTGTAAAACTTACCGGAAAAACGCCGTTAAAGAACAACGCATTAATAAGGTTTGGATACTCGACAATGTTTAAGCTGGTGTTTGATTAA
- a CDS encoding DsrE family protein — translation MAKIFVISTSGKDDINKTNMAINFALGARNNAKADVAFMFLGRGVESLLKNSGNSDAMDAQIKKMISSGIDVSYCSVSLKGLGLTKELIFDLRDVMGGVETVKRIEEGYNVITF, via the coding sequence ATGGCAAAAATATTCGTCATATCAACATCAGGCAAGGATGATATAAATAAAACGAACATGGCAATAAACTTTGCACTTGGTGCAAGGAACAACGCAAAGGCCGATGTTGCCTTTATGTTCCTGGGACGCGGTGTCGAATCATTACTAAAGAATTCGGGAAACTCTGATGCCATGGATGCGCAGATAAAGAAGATGATATCATCAGGAATAGATGTTAGCTATTGCTCTGTATCATTGAAAGGCCTTGGATTAACAAAGGAACTAATCTTTGATTTAAGGGATGTCATGGGCGGTGTTGAGACCGTAAAGAGAATAGAAGAAGGATACAATGTTATAACATTCTAA
- a CDS encoding metallophosphoesterase: protein MLTKDDVISVILEARDIIKSMENGPFLEPVNADRVLFVGDTHCAVDVTETVFRNYSDFDKIVFLGDYVDRGNTGIENLITILSMMINDPDKIIVLRGNHESPITNENYGFYNEITEKYDRETYYYAADLFSVMPYATVVNDYFCVHGGLASGLNYIDEIKELPLYDVVPDNQTAFELMWNDPREMINGFIPSPRGDNIFYFGEDIVDDFLNKNNLKGIIRGHETADGFRDDMNGKVRTVFSSRYHRLRAGVLRMENGEFFKDYI, encoded by the coding sequence ATGCTTACAAAAGATGATGTGATTTCGGTAATACTCGAGGCCCGTGATATAATAAAATCCATGGAGAACGGACCATTCCTTGAGCCTGTTAATGCAGACAGGGTGTTATTCGTTGGAGACACACACTGCGCGGTTGATGTCACGGAGACTGTTTTCAGGAATTACAGTGACTTTGACAAGATCGTTTTTCTTGGAGACTACGTTGATCGTGGAAACACTGGCATAGAGAATCTAATAACAATACTATCAATGATGATAAACGATCCTGATAAAATAATAGTTCTTAGAGGAAACCATGAGAGCCCAATAACAAATGAGAACTATGGATTTTACAATGAAATAACAGAAAAATATGACAGGGAAACCTATTATTACGCCGCCGATCTTTTCTCGGTTATGCCGTATGCAACGGTTGTAAATGATTATTTTTGTGTGCATGGCGGCCTTGCCAGTGGTTTAAACTATATCGATGAGATAAAGGAGTTGCCATTATACGATGTTGTTCCTGACAATCAAACAGCCTTTGAATTAATGTGGAACGATCCCAGGGAGATGATCAATGGATTCATACCAAGCCCCAGGGGCGATAACATATTCTACTTCGGCGAGGATATTGTTGATGATTTTCTTAATAAAAACAATCTAAAGGGCATAATAAGAGGGCATGAAACGGCCGATGGCTTCAGGGACGACATGAACGGCAAGGTGAGAACTGTATTCTCCAGCAGGTACCACAGGCTCAGGGCCGGCGTTTTGCGAATGGAGAATGGTGAATTTTTTAAGGATTATATATGA
- a CDS encoding acetate uptake transporter has translation MDINNALKADPAPLGLAGFGLTTFLLSFVNAGILSGSAVNVVMPLAFAYGGFAQLLTGAFEMRRGNTFGFTAFTSYGSFWFFYAFLVIFNDLKIISIPGKALGIALILWGLFTLYMWSGTFRLNLALFLTFLFLWLAFIVLGFGSYYSIIELTRLGGIFGFLTAFFAVYTSFGIVNNSLKPGTIPLGPAILK, from the coding sequence CGCTTGGCCTTGCAGGCTTTGGATTAACAACGTTTTTATTAAGCTTTGTCAACGCAGGAATACTATCAGGAAGCGCCGTGAACGTTGTCATGCCACTGGCCTTTGCATACGGTGGCTTTGCACAGCTTTTAACAGGGGCCTTTGAGATGCGCCGTGGAAATACCTTTGGCTTCACGGCGTTTACAAGCTATGGCTCTTTCTGGTTCTTCTATGCATTTTTAGTAATATTTAATGATTTAAAGATAATAAGCATACCTGGAAAGGCCCTTGGAATAGCATTAATACTCTGGGGTCTTTTCACGCTTTACATGTGGTCTGGAACCTTCAGGCTAAACCTTGCACTGTTTTTAACCTTTCTGTTCCTGTGGCTTGCCTTTATTGTCCTGGGCTTTGGATCATACTATTCAATAATCGAATTAACAAGACTTGGCGGCATCTTTGGATTCCTGACGGCCTTCTTTGCCGTTTACACAAGCTTTGGAATAGTAAATAACTCATTAAAGCCAGGAACAATACCGCTTGGCCCGGCCATTCTAAAATAG